TTTGCAAGGAGGCGGGGTCGGAGGACCTGGGGGAagaagagggggaaggagagggtgaggACGCCGAAGGCGCGGACAAGCGCGTGCGTCAAGAAAGGGGCGGGTCCACGGAGGAAGGACCTTCTGGGCGGGCCCGAGCAAGGAGAGGGTCTAGGGAAGAGAGGTTGCCAAGTCCTAGGAGGGCGGAGCTTATAAGTAAATTGTCTTTAGGGGCTGGACGACGGAGAGCTCCAAAAGGGAGGAGCTACGTGGCAGTGTTTGTAATGGGCGGGGCTTCGGGAGAGAGACTAACGGAGAGGGGCGGGGCATTATAAAGGGGAGGGGCTTAAAACGTTCTATAGGGGTGGGGCCTAGGACTACAAGGCTTGGGGGCGGGGAAGAAGACTCCCGAGTATTTCAAAGGGAGAACAAGGTTCGTAAGGGGCCGTGCCCAAACTGGCTCAAGGAGGGCGGGGCCTCGAGCCAGGGGGCGTGGCCTAGATCTCGGGGTCCGCCCTCGCAGTCTCGCCCACTTGCCTTCACCCGCACCCCCGTTCTTTTCCGTTATTTTCTGCTACGGCCGTTTCCCgccctgccctgggcccaggGGGCCGCGGTCTGAACTTTGGTCAGCTGGAGGAGTCGGTGAGTGGGATCCTCTGAGCGAAGGAGTAGCCAGGATGGAGCTTGGGTAAAGGGTTGGGGCCTGAGTGTGAGGCCTGCAGCTAGACCAGGAGCGGGAAAATAAATTTAGGACTAAAGCCTGGGAAGAGGGCAGGACCAAATGAtcaacacagagagagagagagatctgaggGTTAGAGGTGGTGACTGAGCGGTTAGCCTGACAAGAATATCGGGAATTTGTtaagcagaggcggggccagaccTGGGGCGGGGGGTGTTGAGAAGGCCAGATTCCCTGACAATAGGGGCGGGACcagagggcgggggcggggcctgggcctcTGGAGCCTAGTTAGAGTCCAGGGAGAAAAGCTTGAACTCTTTATAGGCTTTATAGGCTACAGAGCACAACCATCATGAGTGATGTGGCCTGAGTGACTGACAGGAAAGCGGGCAAGACCTGTGTCTTGGAGCTTAGAGACCTGAGACGCGGTCAAAGTGTAGGGATGTGATATGAGGGACCAGCCAGGGAGACAGGGACCCAACCTTAGTACACTAGGAGGATGGAGGACTAAGTATCTGAACAGCAACTGTATGGGGCCACGGGGAAGAAGATGTGAACATCAAGAGTCACGGAACAGGAATGGGAGGAGAGACTAGTGCCTGAGTGGATGTTGGAGGACAAGGGCGGGGCCGGTACTGACAGATAGGACCAAGTACAGCCAGCCTCGTGGGGTCCCCACAGCCCTGGCAGATTGACTGGCGGAAGTTTTTCTGACCACAGTCCCCGACCTCCGTCAGAAATGGGGAACGTGCAGTGGGAGCCGTCCGCGGGCGGGGGCTCCCGAAAAGAGCAGGCCTCGGACCGGTCCTCCGACTCCCGCCGTACATCACTGGTGGAGCCCGAGGGGACCCCCTCCTCCCCGGCCATGCGCCTGGCTCGCGGACTGGGCGTCTGGTTCCCTGGCAGCTCTGCGTCCCCGGGACTCCTGGTACCCCCGGCGCCCCAGGCCTCACCCTCACCCCTGTCCCTGACCTTAGAACTGCCCTCGCCAGTGACGCCCCCTTCAGAGGAGGCGACTGCGGCCGCGGTCTCcacaccacccccgccccccgtggGGACCCTGCTGCCTGCGCCGTCTAAGTGGCGAAAACGCACGGGCACTGCGGTGCCCCGGATCCGCGGTCTGCTGGAAGCGAGCCATCGCGGCCGGGGCGTCCCTCCCAACCTCCGCCCACTGCCGCCGCCGCCCCGACAACTAACCGGAGAGGACCCCGACCCTGTCCCGAAGGCTCCATCCCCCACTCCGCCGCCCTTGGAGTCGCGGAAGCCGCCACTACCGACACTTTCCAACCCGCAGCCCCCGGAACGCAGAAGCACTCCTGCTCTGGCCACATCCGCCGCAACCCCTACAGAAAGCCAGGCCAGGCACAGTAGCGAGGGCCAGACGGCCGGCGGAGCCCGCAGAGGGGCACCTCCCCAAGCAGGCGAGGGAGAAATGGCCCAGCCTGTGGCCTCCGAGCCCGGCCTGAGTCTGTTGTGTAAAGTCACCTTCAAGTCGGGGCCCCAGCTGTCCCCTGCGGCAGCGTCGAGTTCCTTAGCGGCCAAAGCCTCCCTCGGGGGCGGCGGCGGAAGAGGACTcttcgccgccgccgcctcgggCGCCATCTCCTACGCTGAGGTCCTGAAGCAGGGGCCCCTGGCTCCTGGGGCTTCTCGCCCCTCGGGAGAGGTCCCTCGGGGAACTCAGGAAGCAGAGGGCGGTGATGGAGACGGCGAGGGGTGTTCTGGACCACCCTCGGCGCCTGCGTCCCACGCCCGGACCCTTACTCCTTCACCCTACACCACCTTCCCAGGCTCGAAGCCCAAATTTGACTGGGTGAGCCCCCCTGATGGCCCTGAACGCCAATTTCGCTTCAATGGAGCTGGCGGAGGCGTCGGGGCTCCCCGACGGCGCGCAGTAGCGCTCTCAAGGCCCAGGGCCTCCCCGCCGCCTCCGCTAGGGCAGATGCATCCAGCTCCCGGGCCCCGGAGGTCCGCACCCGCCTTCCTGGCGCCGCCTGTGTTCATCTTCCCGGTGCCCACCAATGGCAAGACTGTGCGCCCCGGGCCTCCCAGCCCGCAGGagttgccgccgccgccgccgccgccgcccacgCCACTACCCACGCCGCAGCCGCCCGTGCTCCAGCCAACGCCGGTGCCCGTGGCGCTCCCGCCCACCCCAAGCCCTGGCCACTTGGAGTCGGCCGTGGCTCCCGCCCCGGCTCCCGCTCTGCCCCTCGCCTTGGCCGCTGACCAGGCCACAGGCCCGGCCCTACCCCCGGCTCCAGCTGCCACCGTGGCTGAGCCATCGCCACCTGCGCCCGCGCGCGTCAAGGTCCGCACGCGCCGGAACAAGGGTCCCCGCGCAGCCCGGGCCGCTCCGCGTGAGGATGGCGCGCCTGGAGATGGTCCTCGCGAATGTACTGCAACTACTGTGACTGACAGCGGTGGTGGAGGGGGTGGTGGCAGCGGGGCTCCCCCAGCGGGGACGGTTAACTCGACCGCCGCGTGCCACTGGCCACCCTTCCAGGTGCTTAACTCTTGTCCCTTCAAGTGTTACTGCCGCCACCAGCCACGCCATCGCCACCTGCCACGCAACGTGTCTGCCTGGTGAGGGGAGGTCAGGGAGTAGGGAGGGGAGTTATACCCTTTCAAGTCCTGAACCCGACTTTCCTAGAGTGCCCCATTCAACCCTTTGGCGTCCTGACCCCAGCTGACCCTAGACCCTCCCCTTGGCTGCATCTCAAACCCAGCTGAGCTCCAACCCTTCCGAACCAAGAAGAGCCTTGATATCATGCTGATCCCTGACAGAGAACACCTTGGCCCCGCTTAGTATCCAGACCTCTAACGTGACCCTTGGCCCTCTTATTACTCTCTGGAGCCATCAGGGAGGGAAAACTGGTCCCAGCTGGTCTGCCCCTATTCACTGCCTTGACCCTGTCCCTGATGACATCAAGGACCACATCCCAGGCTCTTCAGGGATGGGATGGGAGATGATGGTCTTCTGGAACCAAACGGGTATAAATGCAGGCCTCCAAAGGAAGCCCCAGGCCTAACCCCCCAGACTCCTTACCCCTTTCCAGCCTTTGGCACCTTCTCCCGACGGACCCAAGACTTTGACCGCCAGAGGGCACTGATATCCCAGTCCCTGTGCTGCAGAGGTTACTCCTGATTCCGCAGATTCAGGGGAGACACTGCATCCTCTGGTTACCTCTCCTTCACCCCTAAATCTCAGGATCTGGTCATCAGGGTCTGTCTGACCCTGGCTCCTGAGGAACCTGAATAACTGGGAGACCCTCTGCCCTGGTACCTCTGGGGCTCAGCCGGGACCTGAAGGGGGAGTTGGGAGAACTATCACCAACCCTCAGCCCCCTTTCCTACTAAGTTTAAGTGGATACAGCCCTGCCCTAAACTACCTTTGGGATATTCTGACATGGTCCCTTATACAGATGGAGAAAGTGGAGCCTAGAAGGGGTTAGGTCCTGGCCACACAGCAAGGCCCTGAAGATTCTACCCTCTCCCTAGGCTGAGCACGTCCACCAACCACCTGAGTGAGCCACCCTGGGTCACCACCATCAAGTTGGCCGGCTCCCTCGTAGCTGGGCTGGAGCACTACGACTTGCAGGCTACCCATTCCAACTGAGTGCAGTCTGCTCAATGCCCTCTGCCTTCCCCTCCTTGACAATAAAATAACCATCCAGATGCCTACAGGCCTAGATGTCTGTCAGTCACTGGCTAAGGGTTgaaggggtggggcggggcagaGGTCTCCATGAAAGCACCACATCCTGGCAACAGGAGGCTGGACCCAGACTAGCAATAAGGGAGGTTCCATTCATCCAGCATGTGGACTGATGCATCCAGGGGTGAGATGTTCTCATTCCCCTTAATACCATCTGCCCCATTTCCAAGCCAATCTGGTGCCAAGCTCAGGGGTTCAGTGCAAATCACTCTGGAAAGCAGGAATGATCATTCCCTTTCTGCAGCTGGGGAAACCGACTCTAGAAGACTTTCTTGAAAATCCCACAAAACCACAAATGGCTCAGCCAGATTTGGACTCTGCCTTAAACACCTTGAGAACTTCAAGGCAGGAAACAGGCTGGGAAGTGCAGGAGGTCATAAGTCACAGCATTGGCTCAGAAGAGTGGGAACCAAGGCAAGCCCATGCCAGGGCCCATGCCTTTTGTTCCACAGACGTCCATTTagcatgtcatttttaaaaactggtttaattcattgcaaacatttttcaaaatcagGACACTTCGCCTCCTTCACTGAAACACTCTGGTACGTTGGTCTGGCCTTTCTGTGTGTCCACAGCTGGCTGCAACAGTCCCTCTACCTCAGGCCTGTGCTCTCCCCACTGTGCCACTGGGTCCCCACAGTGGACATCTGTGTTTGAGACCTTGAGCAATGGCCACTGGACAGAGGCTGACCCAGGGTTATCTCAGACCTCCTAGGGCCCCCCAACCTCCAAGTTCTTCAGAGATAAGAACTTACATCCCTACCATTCCACTCGGAGAGACAAGGGCCTAAGAGAGAAAATGTCAATCCACTTTTATTGGGGGAAACCCTGAACTGCAACTGCCTTAAATAATGCAAGCTCTGCTCCACCCCAGTGCCTGGTGGGCTCAGACGATCATCTCCAGCTGCCGGGCATACTCGATGACCTGTTTGGCCAGCTCCGTGGAGGGGATGGTGGTATCTTCTGGCTTCTGCTGCTGGCTGGCAAAGCTGTAGTAGTTGTTGAGGCCCAGGACCCACCCTCGCTGCAAGAAGGGAGAGATGAGAGATGGGTGGGGTGATCACACAGGCACCCTCCCCTTACCCATGTGGCCCCTGGCTCCCTTTCCTCACCAACCCTACTCTACCCTGCACAGCCCTAGGCAAgtaacttcacctctctgtgcctcagtttctccacgtTTGAGATGGGGACCCTAATTAATCACACAATTTTCTGGGTCtgctgtgaggattcagtgaatcAAAAGTGCTAAGAATAGTGTTGGGACCAGAGTAAACGATCACTAAGTATCAGCTGTCACAATCGCTCAAGTTCAATTTCACCTCTTCCAGTCTGATCTTGACCCTCCTCAGTCACCAGGGCTATTGCACCCCATGCATCAGCATCTCCAAGGGCACTGCTCTCACACAAATACCCCAGACCAAATGAAGCAAAGTCTTGTGGGGAAAAGCTGCAACCTCCAGGGAATTCTGATAAGCCCAGCAACCAACATATGCTAAGCCTCCACCTGCACCTggtgccaggtgctgggctaAGCTCATCCCACATATTAAACTCTAGCCCCTTTCTACACGTAGGGAAACTGAAGTTCGGAGAAGTTCggcaacttgcctgaggtcacacaactGGATTTAAACCTGGGCAGTCTTGCTCCAGTGTCCCTccagcccaccccaccctgctgtTAGTGAGTGCACCCCTTGGCTCGCTGGCCCCGtggtcccctgccctccaccccagaCACCTTCTTGGCGTAGTCTGTCATCTTTTTGGGTGTGTTGAAGAATAGGATCCGGGTGGCCTCAGTGAAGAGGATTTTTTCATAGGCCTTCTCGATGCACCCAGCAATCTCATCCCTGGCGGAAGATGAGATTCTCATTACTGAGCACAGACAACTCTCCAGGCCCTGTCCTCTCAGGCCAGACCCTTCAGTTCAGCACTGATGGCTGGAATGTGTTACCTGCCCTGTTCAACCAATCAAGGCTCAGGGGAGAGTAGCTTGACGAGAGTTGCAAAGCTAGGGCCACAGTAGGGTCCACAGTCAGATCTCTGGGACTCCTGGGCCCACACTCTGAGGTGAAGCCATATGACTTGTGGAGCACTTCCATGAGAGGCAGCAGGGTCTCTGTCTGCTGAGTGGTGTCTGGGTGCCAAGTCCATGCTCAGGGTCTGATGTCCAcgggcacacacatacacagcccACAGTGAGATGAGGGCTCTTACCCCCATTTCATGACCAGTTCCAGTTCACAGAAAAGGAGAACTGATGTGCCCAGCTTCCCCAGATCACGAGTGGCCAGAATGGGATTTAAAAACAgagctgtctgactccagagtccaggCTCTTTCTAAACTCCACACGACCCTGGCCCCCCACACACCTGATAGTGTCAAGCAAGATGTCGATGAAGAAGGTATAGCTCTCAGCAGGGATGTTGCCTTTGGCCAGGAACACCTTGTTGTAGCTGCCCTCCATCAGGTACTGTAGAGGACAGGGGTGAGGAAGAAGAGGGTGAGGAAGAGGCAGCACAGGGGCCTACCCACTGAGGCCTCACCATACTCCCAGTGCCTCCATAATCTACACTCTACTAGAACAGTCTCTGCCATACAGTCACCCATTCCCCATGCAGACTGGGTCCTACTCTTCCTGGAAGCCCTCCCTggttttctcacacacacacactctctcttcctctccctctctctctccctctctccctctctctctctctctctctccctctccctccctccctctctaagCCTGCCCCTGGTTAGTATCTAATTATCTATTTTCCAGGAGGGAGACAGAGCTGGAGCCATCCCAAAGCTCATTCCTCCACATCTTTGCCCAAGCTGTGCTGCCCCTGCCATAAAtgccctctctcccatcctctcccCACAGTGAAATCCTCCCATGAAACCTCAGCTCTAAGAACTACTTCTTAACCTTAGGTACCACGTGGTTGGGTTCTTCACCCCTTTAAAGTCTTTCTCAAGTTTCATCTTTTCAGCAAGGCATTCTCTGaccaccctgcccctgcccttccaccctccttcctgctttatttttctccacagcattTCACATCTGACAGACCATATACAGgttatttaatctttttgtttattGTCCACTTCCTCACCTGAATGTCATCCTCACAAAATCAGAGATTCtaactgttttgttcactgtagaGTCTGAAAACCaaccacagtgcctggtacagggcTGGGGCTCAATATCTGTTGGACAAATGAGTCCATAGGCTGAAAGATGGGTGAACCCTCTCATTTGGGAGGAAACCCTCCTGAATGTCTGTCCCTGTACCACTCCCTTTAGccaggccctcccctcccccttcctcagcCTCACTTGCTCGAGGGACACCGGATGCTTGATGTATACATTGGTCTGGATGTCCTTGGCAGGCAGCCGCTCCAACTCTGTGTGGAACTCAGCCACCCGGTTCTGGGACAGCAGGAAGAGGAGGTTGAGGCCCAAGAGCTGATGCATGTAGGCTGACTCCGGGAGCTGCTCCCTGTGGACCCGGGTGGGACACCAAGGTAAGGAGGGCTTAGGTACCGACCAAGCCCCCCACTCCAGGCTTCAGGGACCCTGACGACTGCCCAATGCTCTCTCCTTGGAGGGGTATCAGGTCCTGGGTTTTCAGATGAAACCGAGGCCCAAAGAGACATGAAGAAGCCACAATCATATGGGCCCTAGAAAGTGACCTCACACCAGTAAAGTgacttagcctcagtttccccaactgtaaaatgggtatcACCGCAGTACCCATCTGATAGAGGTGGGTTAAATAAATAAGGGTTAAGTTATTAAATGATTTAATCCAGGTAGTGATTAGAACAGTATCCGgcccaaataaatattaataagtgTTAACTATGATTATGATATTAAGAATCATCACCTTCACTTTTGGGGGGAAACTGAGGACTTGGGAAGTAAAGTCATTTGCCCAAGACCATATAATCAGGAAGTGGCAAAATTAGTTTCAAACTCAGGTTTGTCTGGCTTCTGATGTCAAATTCTTAATCATTAGTCCATGCAAGCCCCATTCAGTTATGAAGCCATTCAGTTTCATATTCAATACACAGCCAGTGAGTCCCTGCTCTGGGCCCGGCTCCACGCTAGGCAGTGCTGGGACACAGCAGTGGCTAAGGCCCTTCTGCTTATAGAAGACTCACAGTCCAGTGGGAGACACAGGGCTGGGATGgggagacacagacagacaggTCAGGGCTTATACAGCATTGGAGGCCACAGGAAAGAGCATGGTCTGAAACCCGAGGGCTATGGGGAGCCAGGACAGGTTCTAAGCTGATGATAAACATGGTCAAATTTTAGTGTCACAAAGAACCTACTGGCTGCTGTGGAGGGATGAATCTGCGGGAATAAGGCTGGGGCCAAGGCAGGTAAAAGGGGATAGTGGCTACATTGGGGAGTGGAAATTTAGAGTGGGAATGTGAAGGGGGAGACAGACTGGAGCGCAACAGAGACTGGATGGTATAATCCCAGACTCAGGACCTCCAGGCCAACCCCTAACCCTGAGGCTTCCGGTGGCACAGCTCTGCAAAGGGGTAATTCCCAAGTGAAGGAAGATGTCTCAAGTGTCTAGAGCAACAAGGATAAAAAGCTGCCATGTAAcacccccgcacacacacacacacacacacgcaaaccaAATTAGGGGCAGGGCCTATCCTCACTTGTAATCGAAGTAATAGCATTTGAGCTGGGCCATGTACCGCTCGAAGGAGGGAATGTCCTTGCGTAGGATACTCCACTGGGCCCCGATCTCCAGTATGTCACCTGTAGGTAACAGGGGAAGCTCTCAGGAGGTGACTGTGGTCCGACCCTGACCGCCACTGCTGCCATTCCTGCCATGACCACAGCCCGTAATGCCCCCCACCCAACCAACCCCAGTGACACTCACGGGCCAGAATGAGCTGCTGTTTGGTCAGTTTGGTCCCTGTCGTTGGCAGGAAGTTGAGCTCCAAAAGAACCAGCTGACGAGGAgggcaggggaaggaaggaaagaagatggGACTTCAAGTACAGATTACTTACCTTTTTCTAGGTCTTGGTTTTCCCTCCTAGAAAATGGAGCTAATCATCATCCCTAACTCTTAAGGCTGTTATGAGTATTAAAGAAGTCAGTCCTCATAACGCCCTCAGGTCAGGGCCTGGCCATAAGATAAGGGCTCATTTAAGATGACCTCATATTACAAGTATTAATAGATCCACTGGGGAAACAAGAAAGCCACTCCATGCCTGACCCAATGGAATCAAGGGGTGGGGAGACACTAGCACCTTCAATTCTTTGGCAATCTTTTCCCATACTTTGGTGGGTTGGGCCCAGCTACCCCCCTCCATCTACACCAGGGAGGAAAGGAGGCTAACCTCTTCCCATAGTCCAGTCCACACActatcccttatcagatacatccCCCTCAGCAACTTGGTCCAGCCCACTGTATTTGTACTCTCTCCCAAAAACACCTGGCCTGAAGCAACCCGAGCCCCATTCTGGTCCTCTACTGTAAGAATATTTTTCCTAGGTTTTTCCTAAGTTCAGTCTTGCCCTCACAACTTGGCTGCGCCCCTCTCCCCATAGACGTATCCCTAAGCCCCAGATTTCTCAGACCTTAACTTGACCTGGTCCTAACCACGAACCCCATCATCTCAGCCTCCTTCTTCCATCACACTGTCCAGTCCTCATTCCCCACTTGGTGTCGTCCAGAACCCTCTATCAGAAAAACTCTGACAGCCCCATCCTGCCACTCCAGCCAGCTACGTCTCCAAGCACCAAAATTTTAACTTCTCACTCGTCTGTGCCAGAAACACTCTTTCCGTCACCCCCACCGTGGGGCCGCATTTGGTCCATTCCAGGCCCCTCTCACGTCTTCATTCCTCCAAGCCCGCACTTTGGCTGTTCCGAATCCTTCACCCTATTGGATCGCCCAGCCCGTCCTAGTCATGTCGGCGCTGCGGCCTCCCCCTGGGCCCGGAACTCGGCTGGGTCTGGACCCCTCGAAGCACCCCCGGCCGATCCCTACCTTGAGACGGCCGAGCTCTTCCCCGCACTTGCTAAGATTGGGGCTTTTACGGTTCCATTCGCCCTTGAGTTGCTCGTACATGCCGGCCGCGGCCTGCAGGACTGCGCCCGAGGCCGCCGCAGGCCCCGAGCTCGAGACTCCCGCCACCCCGTTCACCGCCGCGGCCGCCATCTTCCGTGATGCGGCAAACCGCTCGCCCGATTTACGGCAGCGACGCCTACTGCGCCTCGCCCGGCGGAAGTGGGGCCGAGAGGTGGAGCCCAAAGCCGGGGGCGGGGCTGCGACTGCCCGCCTCCGCCTGCCGGGGTTAGCATTCAGTAGCTCTCGGGGAGGTGCCCTCGGAGCCCGGCTCTTAAGAAACATGTTAGTCGGAGCTCCGCCTCTGCTGTCAGTCAAGATGGCGACCGGAAGTCGCCACCTGCCCTAACTGAAAATGGCAGCGGTCGCAACGCCTCCCCGCCTCCCGTAGCCAATATGGACGCCCTAGCTTCAGCTTGGGTTTTCGAGATGCTATGTTTCTGTATTGGAGATTACTCCTGCGTGGCAGCTTTTCTAAAGCAAGAGGTGGCGGTGGTGGAGCCATTTGGATACCTGTGTTATTCTTCCCATGTTACAGACAGGCTTTGAGAGGCTGGGTAAACCTCCAAGAGACTAACGGCTGAGATTTGACCCTAGGTCTTTCTCTAGTCTCTCAGTGCATCCTTCCACACTTTCTCCGAGCTTGTACGAATACGCACAAACTTTACAAAAATCATCCAGTCTTAATAACTTTAAGTGCCaccatatatgcacatatatgcacATTGGGAGGATTCCCAATTTTTTTTATCCCTACCCCAGATTCTTCCGTTTATATCACACCCGCCTATTTAACGTCTCCACTTTTTCTCAATTCTCTTGTCTCCATCAtttagaatgtcagctccatgagagAAGGGATATTTAtcggttttcttttttttttttttggtttttttaagatgctgggggtaggagtttattaataaatttatttatttttgctgtgttgggtcttcgtttctgtgtgagggctttctctagttgtggcaagtgggggccactcttcttcgcggtgcgcgggcctctcactgtcgtggcctctcctgttgcggagcacaggttccagacgcgcaggctcagtagttgtggctcacgggcctagttgctccgtggcatgtgggatcctcctagaccagggctcgaacacgtgtctcctgcattagcaggcagattttcaaccactgcgccaccagggaagcccctatcggTTTTCTTactgctgtattcccagcacGAGGTAGAcagtcaatgaatatttgttgaatgagtgaatgagtgggtGTGTAAACAACTTgtgtcttccccacccccaccccccaggctgcACCGGTGGCTCAtggggatcttaattcccccaccagggattgaaccctggggccatagcagtgaaagcccagagtcctaaccattggaccgccagggaattccgaagttgtgtctttaaaaaaaagttttaaagaaaaactgccATCGTACTATACATATTTTCTAAAAAGCACAGTGCTTTTTAGCAATACACTAAAGACATCTCTGGAGATCAGTGGGCAAATTTCTGACACTTTAACAAAAACGGCTGCATAATATCCCACAGCGTGAATATAGAATTCATGTAATGAATTCCTATATTGatgtttgtgttatttttgtttacttgtttgccACTTCTAACAATGCTGCAGTAAAGGTCCTTAAGGTGAGGGGGgagggaattggaggaaggtggtcaaaaggtacaaatttccagttacagGATAAATAattgggatgtaatgtacaacttgATGACTACAGCTAACCctgctgtatgatatataggaaagttgaTAAGAGAGTACATCTTATGAGTTCTCAtcaaaaggagaaattttttgccttttttctttctttttattgtatctatatgagagaTGGATTTAAGCTGGACCTATTGTGGTAATCGCTTCACATTACatgcaaatcaaaccatcatgctgtatgccttaaacttacagTGATGTATGTTAATTATTTCTTAGTAAAACTGGGAGAGCGGTGTAAAAAAATCCTTAAATGCATTTCTTAGAGTACAGTTGTTTTATTTCTAAGGGACAGATCCTAGGAATTAAGATTACTGAGTTGAGAtaagcatatttttttcattttaatagacaTCATAATATTGCTTTCCAAAGTTGTAGCAGTTCACAGTTCCACCAGCAATGAAAGTGCTGGCAGCATCACTGCTGCTGGGCTATGTAGcttctgctttttccttttacCAGTCTGATAGGGGACGAGCACTAATTTTTTGTTGCTTTAGTTTGGATTTCTGtactaatgaggttgagcatcctttcctgtgtttattGAACATTTGGATTTCCTCTTCTCTGAAATTTTCTGTGGGGTTATTgcatttttctatgaatttttatgTACTTGTGCATACTGGAGATAAAACGTTTTATCATATATGTTGCAACTATTTTCTTTGGTCTAgtgtttattttctgaatatatatacatatataatttatttattaatctttCACCATgcaaaattttgctttttacatAGTCAGTTTTATGtaactttccctttcccttttgctTAGGAAATTCTCCCCATGCCAAAGTAAAACAGTCTCCAAAACTTTTTGGTAAGGTATTTGTGTTTTTGCAcatgtcatttttattattaatcttgacttaatttttgcatatggtgtgaagTAGTGATCTAAACTTGTGTTCCCCACAAACTTCTGTGTTGAAACCTAACTCCCAATGTAATGGTATCAGGAGGCAATTAGTCTGTGAGGGCAGAACCCTCATATGTGAGAttaatgtccttataaaagagacctcagtGACCTTCCTCATCCCTTCCGtcacgtgaggacacagtaaaaagatggccatctatgaaccaggaagcaggttctcaccagacaccgaatctgccagagccttgatcttggacttcccagcctccagaactctgagaaatttctgttgtttgtaagccacccagtctatggtcttccgttacagcagcctgaatggacttaGGTCAAAACAGGATGTTATCTCAGCACATTCTCCTTAACCGCATCAATGCAATGAATTTTGTTGATAGATGTATCTGTACCACTGACTGTTGTGCGTATTGCTTGGCCATCGCTGACCTCCCTCCTGAGCCCCAGACCTGGGGTTCCCACAGCCTCCTGGACAGGCTCCTCTAGAAGTCAGACCT
Above is a genomic segment from Kogia breviceps isolate mKogBre1 chromosome 18, mKogBre1 haplotype 1, whole genome shotgun sequence containing:
- the PSMD8 gene encoding 26S proteasome non-ATPase regulatory subunit 8 isoform X1; the protein is MFLKSRAPRAPPRELLNANPGRRRRAVAAPPPALGSTSRPHFRRARRSRRRCRKSGERFAASRKMAAAAVNGVAGVSSSGPAAASGAVLQAAAGMYEQLKGEWNRKSPNLSKCGEELGRLKLVLLELNFLPTTGTKLTKQQLILARDILEIGAQWSILRKDIPSFERYMAQLKCYYFDYKEQLPESAYMHQLLGLNLLFLLSQNRVAEFHTELERLPAKDIQTNVYIKHPVSLEQYLMEGSYNKVFLAKGNIPAESYTFFIDILLDTIRDEIAGCIEKAYEKILFTEATRILFFNTPKKMTDYAKKRGWVLGLNNYYSFASQQQKPEDTTIPSTELAKQVIEYARQLEMIV
- the PSMD8 gene encoding 26S proteasome non-ATPase regulatory subunit 8 isoform X2 — protein: MFLKSRAPRAPPRELLNANPGRRRRAVAAPPPALGSTSRPHFRRARRSRRRCRKSGERFAASRKMAAAAVNGVAGVSSSGPAAASGAVLQAAAGMYEQLKGEWNRKSPNLSKCGEELGRLKLVLLELNFLPTTGTKLTKQQLILARDILEIGAQWSILRKDIPSFERYMAQLKCYYFDYKEQLPESAYMHQLLGLNLLFLLSQNRVAEFHTELERLPAKDIQTNVYIKHPVSLEQYLMEGSYNKVFLAKGNIPAESYTFFIDILLDTISEGGSWASTTTTALPASSRSQKIPPSPPRSWPNRSSSMPGSWR
- the GGN gene encoding gametogenetin codes for the protein MGNVQWEPSAGGGSRKEQASDRSSDSRRTSLVEPEGTPSSPAMRLARGLGVWFPGSSASPGLLVPPAPQASPSPLSLTLELPSPVTPPSEEATAAAVSTPPPPPVGTLLPAPSKWRKRTGTAVPRIRGLLEASHRGRGVPPNLRPLPPPPRQLTGEDPDPVPKAPSPTPPPLESRKPPLPTLSNPQPPERRSTPALATSAATPTESQARHSSEGQTAGGARRGAPPQAGEGEMAQPVASEPGLSLLCKVTFKSGPQLSPAAASSSLAAKASLGGGGGRGLFAAAASGAISYAEVLKQGPLAPGASRPSGEVPRGTQEAEGGDGDGEGCSGPPSAPASHARTLTPSPYTTFPGSKPKFDWVSPPDGPERQFRFNGAGGGVGAPRRRAVALSRPRASPPPPLGQMHPAPGPRRSAPAFLAPPVFIFPVPTNGKTVRPGPPSPQELPPPPPPPPTPLPTPQPPVLQPTPVPVALPPTPSPGHLESAVAPAPAPALPLALAADQATGPALPPAPAATVAEPSPPAPARVKVRTRRNKGPRAARAAPREDGAPGDGPRECTATTVTDSGGGGGGGSGAPPAGTVNSTAACHWPPFQVLNSCPFKCYCRHQPRHRHLPRNVSAWLSTSTNHLSEPPWVTTIKLAGSLVAGLEHYDLQATHSN